One genomic region from Gopherus flavomarginatus isolate rGopFla2 chromosome 20, rGopFla2.mat.asm, whole genome shotgun sequence encodes:
- the SLC27A3 gene encoding long-chain fatty acid transport protein 3, giving the protein MYLAGAAAAAAALLWLQRLLWPHLWADARFLLRALLCRRRVLRGAAGSSLAQRFAGLARAAPERLFLRFEGQRVSYGQAARASRRVANALRAWRGPGGPLRPGQTVALLVGNEPGFVWAWLGLAMLGAVPAFLGTALRRGALLHCLRGCGARALLVARDLYEAVEPLLPTLQELGIVVWVLGPGPCPPGVTSLQELMEESSEEPVPSDLSTPKDMMDTCLYIFTSGTTGLPKAARISHLKCIMCLGFYRLVGASSKDVIYVALPLYHMSGSLLGIVGCIGIGATCVLKRKFSASQFWGDCQHYGVTVFQYIGELCRYLVNQPKGEGQREHGLRLAVGSGLRPDVWREFLRRFGNVRIVETYGMTEGNVTFFNYTSTLGAVGRGSFLYKLFCPFELVRYDVLQGAPVRDAAGWCQRVGPGETGLLIAPVTPKNPFLGYAGGRELSEHKLLRGVFTEGDAYFNTGDLMAQDAADFVYFRDRTGDTYRWKGENVATTEVAEALAALDSLQEVNVYGVAVPGYEGRAGMAAIVLRPGCKLDGAQLYSHVVEFLPPYARPRFLRVQDHLETTQTFKQHKVRLASEGCDPTRLPDPLYLLDDASEAYVPLTPRLWEGVVSGAVRI; this is encoded by the exons ATGTACCTGGCCGGGGCGGCGGCGGCCGCGGCCGCGCTCCTCTGGCTGCAGCGGCTGCTCTGGCCTCACCTGTGGGCGGACGCGCGGTTCCTGCTGCGGGCGCTGCTGTGCCGCCGCCGGGTGCTGCGGGGCGCCGCgggctccagcctggcccagcGCTTCGCCGGGCTGGCGCGGGCGGCCccggagcggctcttcctgcgctTCGAGGGGCAGCGCGTCAGCTACGGGCAGGCGGCGCGGGCGAGCCGGCGGGTGGCGAACGCGCTGCGCGCCTGGCGCGGCCCCGGGGGGCCCCTGCGGCCCGGCCAGACCGTGGCGCTGCTGGTGGGCAACGAGCCCGGCTTCGtgtgggcctggctggggctcGCCATGCTGGGGGCCGTGCCCGCCTTCCTGGGCACCGCGCTGCGCCGCGGGGCGCTGCTCCACTGTCTGCGCGGCTGCGGGGCGCGGGCGCTGCTGGTGGCGCGCG atcTGTATGAAGCTGTGGAGCCCTTGCTGCCCACCCTGCAGGAGCTGGGCATCGTGGTGTGGGTGCTGGGCCCGGGCCCCTGCCCGCCGGGGGTCACCAGCCTGCAGGAGCTGATGGAGGAGTCATCCGAAGAGCCGGTGCCCTCAGACTTATCCACGCCCAAGGACATGATGGACACCTGCCTCTACATCTTCACCTCGGGtaccacag GGCTGCCCAAGGCTGCCCGCATCAGCCACCTTAAGTGCATCATGTGCCTGGGCTTCTACCGCCTGGTGGGGGCCTCCAGCAAGGACGTGATCTACGTGGCGCTGCCCCTGTACCACATGTCGGGCTCACTGCTGGGCATCGTTGGCTGCATCGGGATCG GTGCTACATGTGTGCTGAAGAGGAAGTtctcagccagccagttctgGGGCGACTGCCAGCACTACGGGGTGACCGTGTTCCAGTACATCGGGGAGCTGTGCCGCTACCTCGTCAACCAGCCCAAG GGAGAAGGGCAGCGGGAGCATGGCCTGCGCCTGGCTGTGGGCAGTGGGCTGCGGCCCGACGTCTGGCGCGAATTCCTGCGGCGCTTCGGCAACGTCCGCATTGTGGAGACCTACGGCATGACCGAGGGCAACGTCACCTTCTTCAACTACACCAGCACCCTGGGGGCTGTCGGCCGCGGCAGCTTCCTCTACAAG CTCTTCTGCCCCTTCGAGCTGGTGCGCTACGacgtgctgcagggggcaccggTGCGGGACGCGGCCGGGTGGTGCCAGCGGGTCGGCCCAG GTGAGACGGGGCTGCTGATCGCGCCAGTGACCCCCAAGAACCCCTTCCTGGGCTAcgcggggggcagggagctctcGGAGCACAAGCTGCTGCGTGGGGTCTTCACCGAGGGAGATGCCTACTTCAACACAGGCGACCTCATGGCCCAGGACGCCGCCGACTTTGTGTATTTCCGGGACCGTACCGGGGACACCTACAG GTGGAAAGGTGAGAACGTCGCGACGACGGAGGTGGCCGAGGCCCTGGCCGCGCTGGACTCGCTGCAGGAAGTCAATGTCTACGGGGTCGCCGTGCCAG ggtaCGAGGGCCGTGCTGGGATGGCCGCCATTGTCCTGCGGCCAGGCTGCAAGCTGGATGGGGCGCAGCTGTACAGCCACGTGGTGGAGTTCCTGCCCCCCTATGCCCGGCCCCGCTTCCTGAGAGTGCAG GACCACCTGGAGACGACACAGACCTTCAAGCAGCACAAGGTGCGTCTGGCCAGCGAGGGCTGTGACCCCACGCGCCTCCCGGACCCGCTGTACCTGCTGGACGACGCCTCAGAGGCCTACGTGCCCCTGACCCCGCGGCTCTGGGAAGGCGTCGTCTCGGGGGCTGTCCGGATATAA